The Kribbella sp. HUAS MG21 genome includes the window GACCGAGACCGTCTGCTACCGGCACCCGGATCGGCCCGCCGGAGTGCGCTGCCAGCGCTGCGACCGGCCGATCTGCCCGGCGTGCATGAACAGCGCCGCCGTCGGCTTCCAGTGCCCGAACTGCTTCAACGAGGGCGTCCGCTCGATCCCGCGGACCCGGACCTCCCTGGGCGGCATCCAGCGCGCCGGCAACCAGCAGATCGTCACCTACACGCTGCTCGCGCTGAACGTGCTGGTCTTCATCGCCGTACGCTCCGGCAGCCCGCGGCTCCTGGGTGACCTGGTGATGGTCCCGGTGCTCGCGGAGATCGAGCCGTGGCGACTGCTCACGTCGGCGTTCACCCACGTGCAGTTCTTCCACATCATCTCGAACCTGTTCATGCTGTGGCAGCTGGGCCCGCCACTGGAGCAGATGCTCGGCCGCCTGCGGTTCATCGTCCTGTACCTGCTGTCCGCGCTGGGCGGCAGCGTCG containing:
- a CDS encoding rhomboid family intramembrane serine protease, translating into MTETVCYRHPDRPAGVRCQRCDRPICPACMNSAAVGFQCPNCFNEGVRSIPRTRTSLGGIQRAGNQQIVTYTLLALNVLVFIAVRSGSPRLLGDLVMVPVLAEIEPWRLLTSAFTHVQFFHIISNLFMLWQLGPPLEQMLGRLRFIVLYLLSALGGSVAVWFLSSPGGATLGASGAVLGLVGALLVISRARGLDVTWILMYVAVTAVLSFVIPNVSWQGHLGGFVTGATVAWILLQLSNHNRRNKQTA